From one Coffea eugenioides isolate CCC68of chromosome 11, Ceug_1.0, whole genome shotgun sequence genomic stretch:
- the LOC113751206 gene encoding protein COFACTOR ASSEMBLY OF COMPLEX C SUBUNIT B CCB1, chloroplastic: protein MSCGVGCPGVTSHHRSQKMAAKLLLLSPPCLSRPRNTNNNQLIKTTSAAADIVVAGRRLHSSAASAIQEYYRPNTRRFCRRSHGRRRPWLLHPHPPACRALLPVRSSLHESLSSSVVPVALAAHHLGLQHPNSPPLMTIHFFLADSFVGGGYSQASYYTSLGLFVISVPGLWSLIKRSVKSKIVQKTFTAVSDGEGNLMPNQVAGAILSFFARNNFVVLERGETITFEGMMVPSRSQAALLTFCTCISLASVALVLTITVPDAGNNWFWLTTLSPLAGAYYWTRASRKEQIKVKMIVAENGSLSEIIVQGDDQQVDRMRRELQLTEKGMIYVKGIFER from the exons ATGTCATGCGGTGTTGGGTGTCCTGGCGTCACCAGTCACCACAGAAGCCAAAAAATGGCAGCGAAGCTTCTGCTGCTCTCTCCTCCTTGTCTCTCTCGCCCTCGCAATACTAATAATAATCAGTTAATCAAAACCACCAGCGCAGCCGCAGACATAGTTGTTGCAGGCCGAAGATTACACTCATCAGCAGCAAGTGCCATACAAGAATATTACCGCCCCAATACCAGACGATTTTGTCGTCGTTCTCATGGGAGACGACGACCGTGGCTTCTTCACCCACATCCCCCTGCCTGCAGAGCTCTTCTTCCAGTACGGTCATCGCTTCACGAAAGTCTATCGTCTTCAGTAGTACCTGTAGCTTTAGCAGCGCATCATCTTGGACTCCAGCATCCGAATTCTCCTCCCCTGATGACGATACACTTCTTCCTCGCCGACAGCTTCGTGGGCGGCGGCTATTCACAAGCCAGCTACTACACTTCCCTGGGACTGTTTGTCATCTCCGTTCCCGGCCTTTGGTCCCTTATCAAGCGCTCTGTCAAATCCAAG ATCGTTCAGAAGACATTTACTGCAGTGTCAGATGGGGAGGGGAATCTGATGCCCAATCAGGTGGCTGGAGCAATTCTGTCCTTCTTTGCTCGCAACAATTTCGTGGTGTTGGAGAGAGGAGAGACTATTAC GTTTGAAGGGATGATGGTTCCAAGTCGAAGCCAGGCAGCACTACTCACTTTCTGCACCTGCATAAGTCTGGCCAGTGTTGCCCTCGTTCTTACCATAACTGTTCCAGACGCAGGCAATAACTGGTTCTGGCTGACCACATTAAGCCCCCTAGC AGGCGCATACTATTGGACAAGGGCATCCAGGAAGGAACAGATAAAAGTCAAAATGATAGTAGCAGAGAATGGAAGCCTTTCAGAGATCATTGTTCAAGGTGACGACCAACAAGTAGACCGAATGAGAAGGGAGCTTCAGCTGACGGAGAAGGGAATGATTTATGTCAAAGGTATCTTTGAGAGATGA